One part of the Nitrospira sp. genome encodes these proteins:
- a CDS encoding sigma-54-dependent Fis family transcriptional regulator, which translates to MNGPGKILVVDDEPDALENCRRILTRHRYDCFVEPDASRAIGVIEREHPRLVLTDLRMPALDGISLLKKIKRVDPAIQVVLLTAYASIQTAVTSMRCGAFDYLVKPYTSAELEGVVRRAFGEIDSVAEPVRSSLAVGGQGPTRGPSRAMLKEIVGTSPAICAVRELVARVAPTEAAALITGEGGTGKECIARAIHARSARARRAFAPLDCLAATEAALETELFGCEPQPSSGVSGATLGLFELAAGGTLFLDEVGGLSLRLQAKLLRALKEQRFRKVGGSRFLPVDVRVIASSTQDLSRAAGAGEFRQDLLAYLTVIPITLPPLRARREDIVLLAQDFLQSFLRRKRQVPPQEGVVSLEAMALLHRYAWPGNVRELQHVIERAAALSESAVIHVEHLPERLHHL; encoded by the coding sequence ATGAACGGTCCTGGGAAAATTCTCGTCGTCGATGACGAGCCGGATGCTCTAGAAAACTGCCGCCGCATTTTGACTCGGCACCGGTACGATTGTTTCGTTGAGCCGGATGCCAGTCGCGCGATTGGGGTGATTGAGCGCGAGCACCCGCGACTGGTGCTGACGGACCTGCGCATGCCGGCGCTGGACGGAATTTCGTTACTCAAAAAGATCAAACGAGTCGATCCTGCGATTCAGGTAGTCCTGCTGACGGCCTATGCCAGTATTCAGACGGCGGTGACCTCCATGCGATGTGGAGCCTTCGACTACCTCGTCAAACCCTATACCAGCGCGGAACTCGAGGGCGTCGTTCGGCGTGCCTTCGGAGAAATCGATTCTGTGGCGGAACCGGTTCGTTCCTCGTTAGCTGTTGGTGGGCAAGGGCCGACTCGCGGGCCGTCGCGCGCTATGCTGAAGGAAATTGTCGGGACGAGCCCCGCCATTTGTGCGGTCCGTGAGTTGGTGGCGCGTGTGGCGCCGACTGAGGCCGCGGCCTTGATCACCGGCGAAGGCGGGACCGGGAAAGAATGTATTGCCCGCGCCATCCATGCGCGTAGCGCTCGAGCCCGGCGAGCGTTCGCGCCGTTGGATTGCCTGGCGGCGACGGAAGCGGCGCTGGAGACGGAACTGTTCGGCTGCGAGCCCCAGCCGTCCTCCGGGGTAAGCGGCGCCACGCTGGGTCTGTTCGAGTTAGCTGCCGGCGGTACGTTATTTTTGGATGAAGTCGGTGGGCTCAGCCTGCGCCTTCAGGCCAAATTGTTGCGTGCCTTGAAGGAGCAGCGATTCCGCAAAGTCGGTGGAAGTCGATTCCTGCCGGTCGATGTGCGCGTTATCGCCTCGTCCACTCAGGATCTCTCTCGCGCCGCCGGTGCCGGAGAGTTTCGCCAAGACCTGCTCGCCTACCTCACAGTCATTCCGATCACCCTGCCGCCGCTGCGAGCCCGCAGAGAAGACATCGTGCTGCTCGCACAAGACTTTTTACAGTCGTTCTTGCGGCGCAAACGGCAGGTCCCACCGCAGGAGGGCGTCGTGTCGCTGGAAGCCATGGCATTGCTGCATCGTTATGCGTGGCCCGGCAATGTGCGAGAACTGCAGCATGTGATTGAGCGGGCCGCCGCCTTGTCCGAGAGCGCCGTCATTCACGTCGAACACCTTCCCGAACGACTCCATCACCTATAA
- a CDS encoding CBS domain-containing protein produces MMTPGVVQIPGDVSVSEAALLLERERMPCLLIKDGEATFGIMTSGDIVKKVVAQGLEPHDVAVRSIMSKPVHSVECDQILDDATNMMASTGASLLIVTKQGQPVGILTARDLALAPKRCDTCLPATIRVTNGEGEGAKHTATIRELSHVGACIESRTLLLPGTTIVLSFMLPGVDASFSVRGTILNSSDEPEFHEDRGMIGTSPRVDIQFAPLPSSDESKIRAWVLQNLPRASDLS; encoded by the coding sequence ATGATGACACCCGGCGTGGTACAGATTCCCGGGGATGTCTCTGTCAGCGAAGCGGCCCTGCTCCTCGAACGAGAGCGGATGCCCTGCCTGTTGATCAAAGACGGCGAGGCCACCTTCGGCATCATGACGTCGGGCGATATCGTAAAAAAAGTCGTGGCTCAAGGATTGGAACCGCATGACGTGGCGGTGCGGTCGATCATGTCGAAACCCGTGCACTCCGTCGAATGCGATCAGATTCTCGATGATGCCACCAACATGATGGCCTCCACCGGCGCCTCGCTCCTGATCGTCACGAAACAAGGGCAGCCGGTCGGCATCCTGACGGCGCGGGATCTCGCGCTGGCGCCGAAACGGTGCGACACATGCCTACCCGCGACCATTCGCGTGACGAACGGCGAAGGGGAGGGGGCCAAACACACCGCCACCATTCGCGAGCTCAGCCACGTGGGGGCCTGTATTGAAAGTCGCACTCTGCTGCTGCCCGGTACGACGATCGTTCTCTCGTTTATGCTTCCGGGGGTCGATGCCAGCTTCTCGGTGCGCGGCACTATCCTCAACAGCAGTGATGAGCCGGAGTTCCATGAAGACCGGGGAATGATCGGAACCTCTCCGAGAGTCGACATTCAGTTCGCGCCCCTGCCCTCGTCCGATGAGTCCAAAATTCGCGCCTGGGTGTTGCAGAATCTTCCGCGGGCATCAGACCTCTCCTAA
- a CDS encoding tRNA-dihydrouridine synthase — MNFWKALPQPILGLAPMDGVTDAAFRRMVASEGRPDITFTEFTNVNEICRGPDHLLASLIYSDRERPIVAQLYGKDPEQFYRAAQVICELGFDGLDVNMGCPSKSVAASGSGAALIKTPELAHAILRAARQGLEDWADGQSIHTLGFKPSRIEFIHELNYRRSGSPVVPRRLLPLSIKTRLGFDCVVVERWVEHLLEARPAAITVHGRTLQQMYRGAADWSAIAEAAKLARGTETLMLGNGDLTTLVDAVRRVAESRVQGVLIGRGTLGSPWFFREKEQARRASQEQQDLTTLPATTWEPPVSLSHRMQVMVDHARQYEAIAGVERFRSLRKHLGWYCKGFPHAAAMRVKMFGVSTVQDVERIVAEFEMNPRPANRAPSESVPPAIHVASPSAS; from the coding sequence ATGAATTTCTGGAAGGCCCTGCCACAGCCGATTCTTGGTTTGGCTCCGATGGACGGGGTGACCGATGCAGCCTTCCGGCGTATGGTCGCGAGCGAGGGACGCCCCGACATCACCTTTACCGAATTCACCAACGTCAATGAAATCTGCCGCGGGCCCGATCATCTGCTGGCATCGTTGATATATAGCGACAGAGAGCGGCCGATTGTGGCGCAGCTCTATGGAAAAGATCCCGAACAATTCTATCGGGCCGCGCAAGTGATCTGCGAGCTTGGATTCGACGGCCTCGATGTCAATATGGGGTGCCCGTCCAAGAGTGTGGCAGCGTCCGGTTCGGGGGCGGCATTGATCAAGACGCCGGAGCTTGCCCATGCGATTCTGCGTGCTGCCCGGCAGGGCCTGGAGGATTGGGCCGATGGGCAATCCATCCATACTCTGGGCTTTAAGCCGTCCCGCATCGAATTCATTCACGAACTGAATTATCGACGATCTGGCTCTCCCGTGGTGCCGCGCCGCCTGCTCCCGCTGTCTATCAAGACGCGGTTGGGGTTTGACTGTGTGGTGGTGGAGCGATGGGTGGAACATTTGCTGGAGGCGCGTCCCGCAGCGATCACGGTGCATGGCCGTACCCTTCAACAGATGTATCGTGGAGCTGCGGACTGGTCGGCTATTGCCGAAGCCGCGAAACTGGCGCGCGGCACGGAGACGTTGATGTTGGGCAACGGCGATCTCACGACCTTAGTTGATGCGGTCCGCCGTGTGGCTGAGAGCCGGGTCCAGGGTGTGTTAATTGGACGGGGGACACTCGGTTCCCCGTGGTTTTTCCGTGAAAAAGAACAGGCGCGCCGAGCATCTCAGGAACAGCAGGATTTGACCACGCTTCCCGCCACAACCTGGGAGCCGCCCGTGTCATTGAGCCACCGCATGCAAGTCATGGTCGACCATGCGAGGCAATACGAAGCCATTGCCGGAGTGGAACGCTTTCGCAGCCTTCGCAAACATCTCGGATGGTACTGCAAAGGGTTCCCTCATGCGGCTGCCATGCGTGTGAAGATGTTCGGGGTCTCCACCGTGCAGGATGTTGAGCGCATCGTTGCAGAGTTCGAGATGAATCCTCGTCCGGCAAATCGGGCGCCCTCCGAGTCCGTGCCGCCTGCCATTCACGTCGCCTCTCCTAGCGCGTCTTGA
- a CDS encoding rhomboid family intramembrane serine protease, with translation MLPLSDDNPTERTPVVTVAFIVACSLVFLYQSSLSPSGGELFVYRFGAIPSIVFGQSALPPEVAALPPFATILTSMFLHGSWMHLIGNMLYLWVFGNNIEDIMGHGRFVVFYVTCGILAALSHALTDPGSTVPMVGASGAISGVLGAYLLLFPHARVLLIAPVVGTTYVPAGLVLGFWFVMQVLSGGTSLGSQGGGVAFFAHIGGFIAGMLLIGLFKRPEVRFFAPVRPRSWHE, from the coding sequence ATGTTGCCGCTCAGCGACGATAATCCCACCGAACGGACCCCAGTCGTCACCGTCGCCTTCATCGTCGCCTGCTCCCTCGTTTTTCTCTACCAAAGCTCCCTGAGCCCCTCCGGTGGAGAACTCTTCGTCTATCGATTCGGCGCCATTCCCTCTATTGTGTTCGGCCAGTCAGCCCTCCCTCCGGAAGTGGCCGCATTGCCTCCCTTTGCCACGATCCTCACCAGCATGTTTTTGCATGGCAGCTGGATGCACCTAATCGGCAATATGCTGTACCTCTGGGTCTTTGGGAACAACATCGAAGACATCATGGGACACGGCCGATTTGTCGTGTTCTATGTCACCTGCGGAATCCTGGCGGCACTCAGCCACGCCCTTACCGACCCGGGCTCCACGGTTCCCATGGTCGGCGCCAGCGGAGCGATTTCCGGCGTCCTGGGCGCGTACTTGCTGTTGTTTCCCCATGCCCGCGTCTTGCTGATTGCCCCGGTCGTGGGCACAACCTACGTGCCGGCGGGGCTTGTGTTGGGATTCTGGTTTGTGATGCAGGTGCTCAGTGGGGGGACGAGTCTTGGTTCGCAGGGAGGCGGAGTGGCGTTCTTCGCGCACATCGGCGGATTTATCGCGGGAATGTTGCTAATTGGCCTCTTCAAACGGCCCGAGGTACGATTCTTCGCACCTGTCCGTCCCAGATCCTGGCACGAGTAG
- a CDS encoding sigma-54-dependent Fis family transcriptional regulator produces the protein MGNAGTILIVDDEVDALDNCRRILGRLGHRCLTENDPLRALNVMQAERPELVLTDLRMPGLDGIGVLNAAKELDPNIKVVLLTAYATVQTAVTSLRQGALDYILKPYTSTDLENVTRRAFAEEARGQDPAGRTTIAAEHQAAATFADHSACRELLGGSRAIREVLALIDRVATTDANILIYGESGTGKELVARAIHQRSRRVAQPFVPVDCASLSDALLESELFGHEKGAFTGAYAAKPGLFEVAHGGTVFLDEVSSMSPTLQSRLLRVLQERHVRRVGGARYTDVDVRMIAASNQELERACQAGAFREDLYYRLNVIPIQLPPLREREGDVELLAYEFLTRFMAKHRHVSGSTPLFSSDALMLLKGYAWPGNVRELQNVIERASALADGPIIQAEHFPDRLRQVQTDERSTLEGGSYKLAKQEMVRSFERGFLSDLLQRHQWHMGNAAQEAGVDRKTIERMVKRHGLRDPR, from the coding sequence ATGGGGAACGCAGGCACCATACTCATCGTTGATGATGAAGTCGACGCACTCGACAATTGCCGGCGCATCCTGGGCCGCCTCGGGCACCGGTGTCTGACGGAGAACGATCCGCTTCGGGCGCTGAATGTGATGCAGGCGGAACGGCCCGAGTTGGTGTTGACCGATCTGCGCATGCCGGGCCTGGATGGCATCGGCGTGCTGAATGCCGCGAAAGAGCTGGACCCGAACATCAAGGTGGTGCTACTGACCGCGTACGCGACGGTCCAAACAGCCGTGACCTCTCTCCGCCAGGGCGCGCTCGACTACATCCTCAAGCCCTATACAAGCACTGATCTCGAGAATGTCACCCGCCGTGCCTTCGCCGAGGAGGCGAGAGGCCAAGACCCTGCTGGGCGGACCACGATCGCTGCGGAGCATCAGGCAGCAGCCACGTTCGCTGACCATTCTGCCTGCAGAGAATTGTTGGGGGGCAGTCGAGCCATACGAGAGGTGTTGGCGTTGATCGACCGCGTGGCGACCACGGATGCCAACATTTTGATCTACGGCGAGAGCGGCACGGGAAAGGAACTAGTGGCTCGGGCCATCCACCAACGAAGCCGTCGGGTAGCCCAACCGTTTGTGCCCGTGGATTGCGCGTCACTCTCTGATGCGTTGCTCGAGTCCGAGTTGTTTGGTCACGAGAAGGGAGCCTTCACGGGCGCCTATGCGGCCAAACCGGGGCTGTTCGAGGTCGCTCATGGCGGGACGGTCTTTCTGGACGAAGTGAGCAGCATGAGTCCGACGCTTCAGTCGCGGCTGTTGCGCGTGTTGCAGGAACGGCATGTTCGGCGGGTTGGGGGAGCGCGATATACCGATGTGGATGTGCGGATGATCGCGGCATCCAACCAGGAGCTTGAAAGGGCCTGCCAGGCCGGGGCATTTCGAGAAGATTTGTACTATCGCCTGAACGTCATTCCCATTCAGTTGCCGCCCCTTCGCGAGCGAGAGGGGGATGTGGAGCTGTTGGCCTATGAGTTTCTCACGCGGTTCATGGCGAAACATCGTCACGTGTCCGGTTCGACGCCGTTGTTTTCTTCAGATGCGCTCATGCTGCTGAAGGGGTACGCGTGGCCGGGCAATGTGCGGGAGTTGCAGAATGTCATTGAACGGGCCAGCGCGCTTGCCGATGGGCCCATCATTCAGGCGGAACATTTTCCTGACCGGCTACGACAGGTCCAGACTGACGAACGATCCACCCTCGAAGGAGGATCGTACAAACTGGCGAAGCAAGAAATGGTTCGATCCTTCGAGCGCGGTTTTCTCTCTGACCTCTTGCAACGTCACCAGTGGCACATGGGCAATGCTGCTCAGGAAGCCGGTGTCGATCGCAAGACGATTGAGCGCATGGTGAAGCGTCACGGCTTGCGCGACCCGCGCTGA
- the maf gene encoding septum formation protein Maf — protein MRLILASTSPRRHELLTLLGLPFEVVAPPFVEDVQPHVSAEQQAMAFAAGKARSCLSICPDALILGSDTLISLDQEVMGKPADMADAEAMLRRLAGQKHRIVTAVALAGPEPDACDVRLATVLVTMRPLDDAALAEYLHTGDSLGKAGAYSIQGGGATLIERIEGDYTAAVGLPLRLVSEMLRQRGLSSPVDIEQLYARQPYPNWRRFGASP, from the coding sequence ATGCGATTGATTTTGGCGTCCACCTCTCCGCGCCGGCATGAATTGCTGACTCTCTTGGGCCTGCCCTTCGAGGTCGTCGCACCGCCGTTTGTTGAGGACGTTCAGCCGCATGTCTCCGCAGAACAGCAAGCCATGGCATTCGCGGCAGGCAAGGCCCGCTCCTGTCTCTCGATCTGTCCGGACGCGCTGATTCTCGGGAGCGATACGCTGATTAGTTTGGACCAGGAGGTCATGGGCAAGCCCGCTGACATGGCCGACGCCGAAGCCATGCTTCGACGCTTGGCCGGGCAGAAGCATAGGATCGTGACCGCCGTCGCGCTAGCCGGGCCAGAACCGGATGCTTGCGACGTTCGGCTCGCCACCGTATTGGTGACCATGAGGCCGCTGGATGACGCCGCGCTGGCCGAGTATCTCCACACGGGTGACAGCCTGGGGAAGGCCGGTGCCTACTCCATTCAGGGCGGCGGGGCGACATTGATCGAGCGGATCGAGGGTGACTATACCGCCGCCGTGGGGTTGCCGCTGCGGCTGGTGTCCGAAATGCTACGGCAGCGTGGCCTGTCCAGCCCTGTGGACATTGAGCAGCTGTACGCCCGTCAACCCTATCCCAATTGGCGGCGTTTCGGAGCGTCGCCCTGA
- a CDS encoding phosphohydrolase, producing MSAATMRSLAATPPTLILYHAECADGFGAAWAIWRRYPHAEYRPVKHGEAPPANLAGHHIVIVDFSYARPTLEAMAKDAASLVVLDHHITAEQTLADLPYAYFDLKKSGAVLAWEWAHDEPAPWLLRYIQDKDLWHWALPNSREISAALASYPFDFERWSSFEQAELEREGRAILRYENELVTKLASHATLVQFEGVIIPAVHSAALTSQIGERLSADHPFCLIWHDRNGRRYYSMRSREDGTDVGAIAASFGGGGHTHAAGFSVPLQTDGSLPADRRLPRPAP from the coding sequence ATGAGTGCAGCCACCATGCGCAGCCTGGCCGCCACGCCTCCCACCCTGATTCTCTATCACGCCGAATGTGCGGACGGGTTCGGTGCCGCTTGGGCGATCTGGCGCCGGTATCCCCACGCAGAATATCGCCCCGTCAAACATGGCGAAGCCCCGCCGGCGAATCTCGCCGGGCATCATATCGTCATCGTCGATTTCAGTTATGCCAGACCAACGCTGGAGGCCATGGCGAAAGACGCCGCCAGCCTGGTTGTCCTCGATCATCACATTACCGCCGAACAAACGCTGGCCGACCTTCCCTATGCCTATTTCGATCTGAAGAAATCCGGCGCGGTCCTGGCATGGGAGTGGGCGCATGATGAACCGGCCCCCTGGCTCCTGCGCTACATTCAGGATAAGGATCTCTGGCATTGGGCACTCCCGAACAGCCGTGAAATCAGCGCCGCACTCGCCTCGTATCCGTTCGACTTTGAGCGATGGAGCAGTTTCGAGCAGGCTGAGCTCGAACGAGAGGGCCGGGCCATTCTTCGATATGAGAATGAGCTGGTCACCAAACTGGCCTCCCATGCCACGCTGGTGCAGTTTGAGGGAGTCATCATTCCAGCCGTGCACAGCGCCGCCCTGACCAGTCAAATCGGCGAGCGGCTCTCCGCCGACCACCCATTCTGCCTGATCTGGCATGACCGCAATGGACGACGTTACTACAGCATGCGCTCGCGCGAGGATGGAACGGATGTGGGTGCAATTGCCGCATCCTTCGGCGGCGGTGGCCATACCCACGCGGCAGGCTTCTCTGTTCCGTTACAAACCGACGGGTCGCTGCCGGCAGATCGCCGGCTCCCGCGGCCGGCCCCATGA
- a CDS encoding TIGR00730 family Rossman fold protein, with the protein MKTPAARSKPAPTKDEILTHITALLDRPDDDIQAALMKEILAGVIRLSESQLDVLDLKIVNRALKELRHAFRVFQGYRQRLKISVFGSARTPADDPNYQLAFQFARRMVEEGYMTITGGADGIMRASQEGAGREHSFGVNIMLPFEQGANAVIADDPKLVTFKYFFTRKLMFQKESHAIALFPGGFGTHDEGFEIMTLVQTGKSDPKPIVCLQAPGCDYWNHWNSFITDQLLKRRLINPEDLSLFTIVDNVEDAVTEIRTFYQRYHSLRFVGRQLVIRLKTPLSEAQVEDLQQQFKDMLTEGTFEQRPSLPEEMDEPGLKDLARLTFSFNRRNAGRLRQLINHLNQLPVTA; encoded by the coding sequence ATGAAAACCCCTGCAGCCCGTTCCAAACCGGCTCCGACCAAAGACGAAATATTGACCCATATCACAGCCCTGCTCGATCGTCCCGATGACGATATCCAGGCCGCGCTGATGAAGGAGATTCTCGCCGGTGTCATCCGGTTGTCCGAATCACAACTGGATGTCCTGGACCTGAAGATCGTCAACCGGGCCCTGAAGGAGCTTCGCCACGCGTTCAGAGTCTTTCAAGGTTATCGGCAACGCCTCAAGATCAGCGTGTTCGGGTCGGCTCGCACCCCCGCCGACGATCCGAATTACCAACTGGCCTTTCAATTCGCCCGGCGAATGGTGGAAGAAGGCTACATGACCATCACCGGCGGCGCCGATGGCATCATGCGGGCGTCGCAGGAAGGCGCGGGTCGCGAACATAGTTTCGGCGTGAACATCATGCTGCCGTTTGAGCAGGGCGCCAATGCCGTGATCGCCGACGATCCCAAACTGGTTACCTTTAAGTATTTTTTCACCCGCAAGCTCATGTTCCAGAAGGAATCCCACGCCATTGCCCTCTTTCCCGGAGGGTTCGGCACGCATGATGAGGGATTCGAGATCATGACCCTCGTGCAAACGGGCAAAAGCGACCCCAAACCCATCGTGTGCCTCCAGGCGCCGGGCTGCGACTACTGGAATCATTGGAACTCCTTCATCACCGATCAACTGCTGAAACGACGCCTGATCAATCCAGAAGATCTCTCACTGTTCACCATCGTTGATAACGTCGAAGACGCCGTCACGGAGATTCGCACGTTCTATCAGCGCTATCACTCACTCCGCTTCGTAGGACGGCAGTTGGTCATCCGGTTGAAGACCCCCTTGAGCGAAGCACAGGTCGAGGACCTGCAGCAGCAGTTCAAGGACATGCTGACAGAAGGCACCTTCGAACAACGGCCATCGCTACCCGAGGAAATGGATGAGCCGGGATTGAAGGACCTGGCACGACTGACCTTCTCCTTCAATCGCCGCAATGCCGGGCGCCTCCGGCAACTGATCAACCATCTCAACCAATTACCCGTGACGGCGTAA
- a CDS encoding DUF692 family protein, which produces MKSEFTERANQLPILGAGLSVDVYSPDVLQLVRALGEAGLRPGYLEVFKATTSAMQWVRRQLPGVPLTYHGEGLWTTQPDFPQSPSGRQGVAEACAQLAALNSAWLNHECATKQMAGYAVGTYLPPLYTELSARMTAENITFLQAQVDARARQDGVDPALVLLEMSPLTYFGCGAITIPRFFRLVTEQAACGVVLDIGHLWTVYRYTGAWRKQRVEDFVAEFLDEFPMERVIEIHVAGLAEFPASGDRVSTVEEGDRPYWIDTHGAPIPPLLFEMLAQVLAHPRLRWVKGVALEVDTKPIAMIVEEYGRFVTRFDRSIAEVQRQGLAASLAASPSETTPPVHVQRPLTAEQRMELQEQYRAYVQHVAIGTSLPMMGELSLLGGSGDDLIRYRTTYLPHELLHWGGELQDMFPKTCGLLAAAQVSLEQFVPVWFSQPRPEQDDYDFFLLKIDRFVEFVEQLCPSAATCVNTEAQELRDAYCAANEPIESVGGRV; this is translated from the coding sequence ATGAAAAGCGAATTCACAGAACGTGCGAACCAATTGCCAATACTGGGTGCAGGGCTGTCGGTGGATGTGTATTCGCCTGATGTGCTGCAGCTCGTTCGCGCGCTTGGCGAGGCAGGGTTGCGTCCCGGCTATCTGGAAGTGTTCAAGGCCACGACCTCGGCCATGCAGTGGGTGCGGCGGCAGCTCCCGGGCGTGCCGCTGACCTATCATGGTGAGGGGTTGTGGACGACGCAGCCCGATTTTCCCCAGAGTCCCTCGGGGCGGCAAGGGGTGGCTGAGGCCTGCGCGCAATTGGCCGCCTTGAACAGCGCATGGCTCAATCACGAATGCGCAACCAAGCAGATGGCAGGCTATGCAGTCGGAACGTATTTGCCGCCGTTGTATACGGAGTTATCCGCCAGGATGACCGCGGAGAATATCACCTTTCTCCAAGCACAGGTCGACGCGCGGGCCCGGCAGGACGGGGTTGATCCTGCGCTCGTGTTGCTGGAGATGTCGCCACTCACGTATTTCGGCTGCGGAGCCATCACCATTCCCCGGTTCTTCCGCCTGGTGACCGAGCAGGCCGCGTGTGGGGTGGTGTTGGACATCGGACATCTGTGGACCGTCTATCGGTATACCGGCGCGTGGCGGAAGCAGAGGGTGGAAGACTTCGTCGCCGAGTTCCTAGACGAATTTCCCATGGAGCGGGTGATCGAAATTCACGTGGCCGGGTTGGCTGAGTTTCCGGCGAGCGGGGACCGCGTTTCGACCGTCGAGGAGGGCGACCGGCCTTACTGGATCGATACGCATGGGGCACCGATCCCGCCCCTGTTGTTCGAGATGCTGGCCCAGGTGCTGGCCCATCCGAGACTGCGATGGGTAAAAGGTGTGGCCCTGGAAGTGGATACCAAGCCGATCGCGATGATTGTCGAGGAGTACGGTCGATTCGTCACGCGGTTTGATAGGTCAATTGCTGAGGTGCAACGACAGGGCCTTGCGGCATCGCTGGCAGCGAGCCCGTCAGAGACAACTCCTCCCGTCCATGTGCAGCGTCCCCTGACTGCGGAGCAACGCATGGAGTTACAAGAACAGTATCGAGCCTATGTCCAACACGTCGCGATCGGGACGTCGTTGCCGATGATGGGGGAACTCTCGCTCCTGGGTGGATCGGGTGATGACCTGATCCGATATCGTACGACCTATCTGCCGCACGAATTGCTGCACTGGGGAGGGGAGTTGCAGGATATGTTTCCGAAAACGTGCGGCTTGCTGGCGGCGGCCCAGGTCTCGCTGGAGCAATTTGTCCCTGTCTGGTTCAGTCAGCCCAGACCGGAGCAGGACGACTATGATTTTTTCCTGCTTAAAATCGATCGGTTCGTCGAGTTCGTAGAGCAGTTGTGTCCGTCGGCGGCAACATGCGTGAACACTGAAGCGCAGGAGTTGCGGGACGCCTACTGCGCGGCGAATGAGCCAATTGAGTCGGTCGGGGGGCGGGTATGA